GGTTTTGCTGCAGCTGCTTGCGCCCCGGCTGGAGCAACTCATGCCGCAGCAAGGTCAATTGCTGGCGTTGGTGGCGGTGATTGTCTTGCGGCTGGTATGGCTGGCCGCCGAAGCCGCATTGGCCGCCGCTATTTATCCGTTGACGAAGGCCGGCAAAACCGCCAAACCGTGAGTGAATTCCGCGGCGAATTGGTGTATCCTAAAAGTTTGTGATCGTTTGTGGCCTTCTGTTTGAAATCTCTCGTCCCTCGATCCGCATTTTTTATTTCTCTCTCCTCCCGAAATGCTTTCCATCGTCATCCCTGTGTTCAACGAGGCGGAAAGCCTGCCGGCTTTACACAGCGAGCTGATTACCGTCATCGCCGCGCAGCACTATGATGCGGAAATCATTTTCGTCGATGACGGTTCCGACGACGCTTCCTGGCCGGCAATCCGCCAATTGGCGGCCACCGATCCGCGCGTGCGGGGCATCCGCTTTCGGCGGCGGTTTGGCAAAGCCGCGGCGCTCAGCGCCGGGTTTCGCGCGGCCCAGGGCGAAACCATTCTCACTCTGGATGCCGATTTGCAAGACGATCCCGCCGAAATTCCTAAACTGTTGGCAAAAATGGAACAGGGTTACGATGCCGTCAGCGGCTGGAAACAAATTCGGCACGATCCGGCTCACCGGGTGTTTGCTTCCCGCGTGTTCAATTGGCTGGTCAGCCGTATGACCGGGGTGCGTTTGCACGATCATAATTGCGGCCTGAAGTGTTACCGTCGCGAAATTTTCGACGAGGTACGGCTATACGGCGAATTGCATCGCTTTCTGCCGGTGCTGGCCGCGGCGCGCGGTTTTCGCGTGGGGGAAGTCGTGATCCAACATCGGCCCCGGCGATTCGGCCGTTCGAAATATGGCGCCGGCCGGTACGTGAAAGGTTTTCTCGATCTGCTCACCGTCAAGTTTCTCACCGGGTTTGGTCAGCGACCGCAGCATATCCTTGGCGCCGCCGGGTTGTTGTTCGTGTTGTGTGGACTGGGCGGGCTTGCATATCTGGCCGTCTATTGGTTATTGACCCAATTGCATCCCGCTTGGAATTGGACGCCGCTGCACGATCGGCCCGCGCTGCTGTATTCTTTGGGGGCGCTATTGTTTGGCGGCCAGATGATGTCGATTGGCTTTCTAGCCGAATTGATTACTTCATACTACGGCCGGGATGCGGACACGTATTCGATCGCCGAACGCTTGAACGAATTGCCGCAAAATGCCGAAAGTGGAA
This genomic stretch from Pirellulales bacterium harbors:
- a CDS encoding glycosyltransferase, with translation MLSIVIPVFNEAESLPALHSELITVIAAQHYDAEIIFVDDGSDDASWPAIRQLAATDPRVRGIRFRRRFGKAAALSAGFRAAQGETILTLDADLQDDPAEIPKLLAKMEQGYDAVSGWKQIRHDPAHRVFASRVFNWLVSRMTGVRLHDHNCGLKCYRREIFDEVRLYGELHRFLPVLAAARGFRVGEVVIQHRPRRFGRSKYGAGRYVKGFLDLLTVKFLTGFGQRPQHILGAAGLLFVLCGLGGLAYLAVYWLLTQLHPAWNWTPLHDRPALLYSLGALLFGGQMMSIGFLAELITSYYGRDADTYSIAERLNELPQNAESGKSKPTSSSAGNGERHAVDQLTTSPDPQWTGSDH